CGGTCATCCGACCCAGCGTAGTCGCAGCCGGGGCTTCCCAGGAGGTGCGGGGAACGGCGCGCGCATCGCAGGACGTCCCGCCCGCACCCTCCCGTCCTGTGCCCCGGAAGACCCGCGTACGTCCGCTGACCCGTGCTGGGTACGTTGCCCTGTAGCTTCGGGGTGGAGCGGGGAGCACGAGACGAGGCGGGTGGCGGAGATGGCCGGCGGCGTGTGGTGGCATGACGGGACGTCGGACTCCGGAGGGCCGGGGGAGAGCGTCTACGTCCCCGAGCAGCCCGCGGCCCCCGCGCCCCCTCCCACGGCCCCTCCGACCGCTCCGGCGGAGGCCGCCGCGAAGCCCGTCCCGCCGTCGAAGGCCGACCGGCCGGAGGAGACCGGGACCGGCGTGGGCCGGGCGATCGCCCGGGCCGCCGGCGGCGGCCCGACGGTCGTCACCGACGCCTACCCCGGCTGGGACCGGGTCGAGTTCGACTTCGGCGCCGAGCGCGCCGCCCGCGAACTGCCCGACCAGCGCACCGCTGCCGGACCCGACCCGGCGGAGCCGCAGCCGGGCGCCGAGCCGGAGGGCGACGGAGCCGCCACCGCCCCCGGGGCGCCCGCCGCCCTCGGCCTGCTCGCCGGCCGCCGCCCGTCCCCGCTCCTGCTGCTGGCCGCGCTGCTGCTGCTCGGCGGATCGGCCACCGGCCAGCTCCTGGTGATGCTGCTCGGCTGGGGTGCCGCGTACCTCTCCCGGAAGATCGGCGAGTTCACCCGGAAGTTCGTCGTCCTCGGGGTGCCGCTGATCACCATGACGGTCTCCTCCTTCTGGTACTGGGGCCGGACCCAGGGCCGCTGGGGCGACCCGGTCAGCCCCGGCGCCCAGGTGGGCCAGGCGGCGTGGCAGGCGGCTCCCGGGGTGCTGCGGGTGGCCGCGGTGGTGTCGGCGCTGGTCCTCCTGGTGCTGACCCTCCGCCGCCGCCCCGCCCCCGCCAAGGGCTGACCCGGGCTCAACAGGCCCGGGTGGCGCGGGGAGCCCGTCCACGGGCCGGCCCTCACCCGCCGAGGGCGCGCTGCAGTTCCGCGAGGACGAGGTTGGCCCCGGTGTAGCCGATGCCCTGGAACCACAGCTGGTCGTCCACCGGGAACGCCCGGTGCGCCCGTACCGCCCCGAGCGCCTTCCAGGCCTCCCCGGCCAGCACCGCCGCCGTCCCGGCCTTCTCCGGGTCCCCGTAGGTGGCGTAGAAGAGGTAGTCGCCGCCGTCGGCCTGGCCGATCTGGGCGGGGGTGATCTCGGTGTCCGGCCGGTCGGTGTTCTGCGGGTCGGGCCGGCCGAGCCCGAGGTCGTCCAGCAGGGTGCCGATGAAGTTCTGCCGCCCGTACAGGCGGATGCTCGCCGGCCCGGGGGTGCCGTCGACGAACCGGAGGATGCTGATGCGGCGACCGGCGGACCCGGCGTCGGCGATCGCCCGGACGGTCTGCGCGACGTGCCGCTCGTACGCGGTGACGACCGCCTCGGCCTGCTCGGTGCGGGAGAGGGCGGCGGCGTGCAGCCGGAAGTTGTCCTTCCACGGGTGGCCGGTGCCGGAGGTGAGGACGGTGGGGGCGAGCCGCTGGAGGAGGTCGTGGTGGGCGCCGTCGCGGGTCTGGTTGCCGAGGATCAGGTGCGGGCGGACGGCCCGGATCGCGTACGGGTCCGGCTCGGCGCCGATGTCGCCGACCACCGCGACGGCGTCGAGCCGGGAAGCCGGCCAGTACCCCGGCAGGCCGCTGTCCAGGGCGGACTTCGCAGCGCCGACCGGGGTGATGCCGAGGGTCATCGCGGAGTCCAGCTCGGCGGTGTCCAGGGCGACCACCCGGGTGGCGCCGCCGGGCACGGTGACCGGGCCGGTGGCGGCGGTGACCGTGACGCTGGGGGTGGGGAGCGGGACGGGGGAGCCGTCCGAGGGCACGGGGGGCAGCCGGTGACGCGGTCCGAACGGGTCGCCGGTGCAGCCGCCGAGTGCCAGGGTGCCGAGGCCGGCCAGCAGGGTCCGCCGCGTCAGCTGAGGGTGCACCGGAGACCTCCGGGGTAACGGGAGTTACCAAGGATTATGTCCGGAATGCGGCTTCCGGTGCCGTAGGTCGGACACCCCGACCCGCCCGGCGTCCGCCTGCGTA
The window above is part of the Kitasatospora sp. HUAS MG31 genome. Proteins encoded here:
- a CDS encoding iron-siderophore ABC transporter substrate-binding protein, encoding MHPQLTRRTLLAGLGTLALGGCTGDPFGPRHRLPPVPSDGSPVPLPTPSVTVTAATGPVTVPGGATRVVALDTAELDSAMTLGITPVGAAKSALDSGLPGYWPASRLDAVAVVGDIGAEPDPYAIRAVRPHLILGNQTRDGAHHDLLQRLAPTVLTSGTGHPWKDNFRLHAAALSRTEQAEAVVTAYERHVAQTVRAIADAGSAGRRISILRFVDGTPGPASIRLYGRQNFIGTLLDDLGLGRPDPQNTDRPDTEITPAQIGQADGGDYLFYATYGDPEKAGTAAVLAGEAWKALGAVRAHRAFPVDDQLWFQGIGYTGANLVLAELQRALGG